The Leptospira kmetyi serovar Malaysia str. Bejo-Iso9 region ACTCAAGAACAACCTTACTTATTTCAAAATCGAGTACAAGAATTTTATTTTGTTTTTTTACTTTTTTTTCCTGCGATCTTCGCTAGGGCACTTTCGTAGATTGATTTTTCGGTATTTAGGTTATCGATTTTTTTTTCGATGCCATTGATTAGTTTTTTTAACTGGTCGGCACTTAGTGTTTTTGCAAAAGCTGATTTGTCTTTAGTCGCATCCTTTTTATCTTCAGTCTCATTTTTTAAGGATTTCGAAAAGCTTCTTACTTCTTGTTTTTTTAATATTGTACCACTGATTGCATGTTCTTCTAATAAATTAAATACCGACCCCTTGTCCTTTTTTAGGCTAGATTGGAGGTCGACTAACGTTGTTGTTGGCAATGAAAATAAGTAGCTGTTTAATTTTGGATTATTCTTAGTTTCTTCGGATAATTTGTTAATCAATTTTGCATGTGTAATTTTTTGGTTTACCCAATCTTCGGACTTACGAAGTATTTCTGCTAACTTTTCAATTTTGTAGCCTCTTTCATTGCAAATATTAAAAATTGCAATGGCCGTTTCGCTATCGGTTAAATCTTTCCTTTGTAAGTTCTCTAATAATTTTACTTCTTGAATAGTTTCAGGTGGGATTTGCTTTATATCCGCGAC contains the following coding sequences:
- a CDS encoding ParB/RepB/Spo0J family partition protein, with protein sequence MKYSKNGIDLTSSFSIENEEPSNEHDVSNKESAIIADLKASQNKPKSRNGLKLFEIPISQIRSTNNPRKFFDEAELKGLAKNIKDRGLLQPIGVRKHSDHYELIWGERRLKAFKINKEETIPAFVADIKQIPPETIQEVKLLENLQRKDLTDSETAIAIFNICNERGYKIEKLAEILRKSEDWVNQKITHAKLINKLSEETKNNPKLNSYLFSLPTTTLVDLQSSLKKDKGSVFNLLEEHAISGTILKKQEVRSFSKSLKNETEDKKDATKDKSAFAKTLSADQLKKLINGIEKKIDNLNTEKSIYESALAKIAGKKSKKTK